From the genome of Vicia villosa cultivar HV-30 ecotype Madison, WI linkage group LG2, Vvil1.0, whole genome shotgun sequence, one region includes:
- the LOC131648330 gene encoding caffeoylshikimate esterase-like, whose protein sequence is MGGAVALKIHLKQPKAWNGAVLVALLCKIVDDMVPQKLLAQILIGIANILPKLKLVPQKNLAVAAFRDLKKREMTTYNVIGYRDKPCLRTTVEMLKTTQEIEKRFGEVSLPLLILHGHADIVTDPSVSKTFYEKACSSGKKLNTHPGKATAVFQIEGDLMFRQPELNV, encoded by the exons ATGGGAGGAGCTGTTGCTTTAAAGATTCACCTTAAACAACCTAAGGCATGGAACGGCGCCGTTCTTGTTGCACTGTTGTGTAAA ATTGTCGATGACATGGTTCCACAAAAGTTGCTAGCTCAAATTCTTATCGGTATCGCTAATATTCTACCAAAGCTAAAGTTAGTTCCACAGAAGAATTTAGCAGTTGCAGCATTTAGAGATTTGAAGAAGAGAGAAATG ACAACTTATAATGTCATTGGCTACAGAGATAAACCCTGTTTGCGGACTACTGTGGAGATGCTTAAAACGACTCAAGAAATCGAAAAGAGATTCGGAGAAGTATCTTTGCCATTGTTAATCCTTCATGGACATGCTGACATTGTGACTGATCCGTCAGTGAGCAAAACATTTTATGAGAAAGCTTGCAGCTCAGGCAAGAAGCTTAATACGCATCCTGGGAAGGCGACTGCAGTATTCCAAATCGAAGGCGACCTCATGTTCAGACAGCCGGAATTAAACGTATAA